The DNA window CGTCCGGGGCGTCCGCATCGGCCCCTACGTAATTTTCCGGCACCCCGTAGAACCGCATCTTCAGTTCTATTGGTCTGTTTTCCTGCCGATTTACCGGTCGATCTGAGCGCCGACAAGCTCGAAGTGGACCGCGAGTTTGTAAATCACTACACAAGGCGTCTGCCGGTATGTATTCTCACTGTGTAGGTACATCTCCGGTATAGCGAGAGCAACCGACCGCCGCGGTAACCGTGGCCCGCTTCCGTGAGGAGGAGCCCATGTCGTTCGTGACCACACAGCCCGAGCTGCTCGCGGCAGCGGCGGGAGAACTTCAAAGCATCGGCGCCGCGATGGCTGCCGGTAACACAGCGGCGTCGGCGCCGACGACCGCAGTCGCTCCGGCGGCCGCCGACGAGGTGTCCGCGCTGACCGCGGCGCATTTCGCCGTGCACGCCGTCCAGTACCAGGACTTGAGCGCCCAGGCAACAGCGATTCACGAAGCGTTCGTCAGCGCCCTGGGCGCCGGCGCCGGTTCGTACGCGTTCACCGAGGCCGCCAACGCGGCCACAGTCAACTGAGTTCACAGGGATTTCAGCATGGATTTTGGAGCTTTGCCGCCGGAGATCAACTCGGCCCGCATGTATGCCGGCCCGGGTGCGGGGCCGATGCTGGCCGCCGCGTCCGCCTGGCACGGGGTGGCGGCCGAAATGCGTTCCGCGGCTTCCTCGTACGAGTTCGTGATCTCGGAACTGAGCACCGGATGGCTCGGGCCGTCGGCAGCTACGATGACGGCCGCGGTCACTCCGTACCTGGCGTGGATGAATGCGACCGCCGGCCAGGCCGAGCTGACAGCGGTTCAGGCGCAGGCGGCGGCGAACGCCTATGAGCAGGCGTTCGCGATGACCGTGCCGCCGCCGGTGGTCGCGGCGAACCGCGCTCAGCTGATGATGTTGTTGGCGACCAACTTCTTCGGTCAGAACGCACCGGCGATCGCGGCCAACGAGGCTCAGTACGCCGAGATGTGGGCCCAGGATGCCGCGGCGATGTACGGGTATGCCGCGCATTCGGCCGCGGCCACCGCGCAGGTGACACCGTTCGGCGCGGCGCCGCAGACCACCAACGCGTCCGGGTTGGCCGCACAGGGCGCCGCGACCGCCCAGAATGCCGGCGCGGCGAGCGGCACGGGCGTGCAGTCGGCGCTGTCGCACGTCGTTTCGTCGATTCCCACCACGCTCCAGGGGCTCGCCTCGCCGCTTTCGGTTCCGGCGTCGGCGGCCGGGACCACCTCGGCCGCGTCCGTGAACCCCATCACCGGGATCGTCTCCTCCTCCTCGCTGCAGACGATCGGGACGACTCTGCTCTCCGAGTACCTGTACCTGCCCGGCTTCGCCGGCCTGCTGCTCTCGACCAGCGCGCTCGGGCCGCTGATGAACCCCGACGTGTTCCTGCCCTTCATGAACATGGGGGCGGCCGCGGCGGGACCCGCGGCAGCGCTACCCGGGGCGGCCGCCGCCGAGGGTGCGCTCGGCGCGGGAGCCGCCGGCGGCTGGGGCGGTCTGGCGGGCCTCGGTCAAGCTGCCTCATTGGGCGGGTTGTCCGTGCCGCCGAGTTGGGGTTGGGCCGCAACGGCTCCCGAGGGAATGCTGGGGTCGGTTCCGCTGATGCACATGATGGAACCCGCGGCCGCGTCGGTGGCCGGCGCCGATCTGGGTGCCGGATCAAGTTTCCCCTTCATGTTCAGTCCGCTGGGGCGGGCCGCGACGATGGGTGCCGCCGCCGGCGCGGGCGCCGGCGCTGCCGCCGTCGTCGCCAAGTACGGCCCGCGACTCAAGGTGCTTTCGCGCTCGCCCGCCGCGGGCTACTCGGAGGAAGCGGCAGCGGCCCCGGCGGCATCGAAGGCTCCGAAATACCCTGTCCCAGCTAGCTTCCCGTCGAATGGGCATGCGCCGCCGGGGTACCAGCCGGCGATCGTCTACGTCCCGATCAACGGCAACGCGCCGACCAACGTCTGACACAACACAACGCGCACGAATTCGGTACACGGCATCGCGATGGACCGGAGCGCCGCACCGTCGCGGGCACCCGGGCCCCGTTAACTCGACCTGCTCGATCAAGGAACACATAGGTGAACGTGCGTTCTAGGAGGTGCGCCCAATGAAGAATCCACCCACTGATGTCGTTCGGGTGACGAGCCCGGATTACCGGGCGCACAGTCGAAATAGCCCTGCAGCGGGATTCATGTCGCGTCGGATGACGTCGCTTCGTGTCGCCGGGACGGAGCCGCGACGATGACATCTCTCTACCAGGAGCGCGACAGCGACCAGCTCGTCGGTCTGACCGATCCAGCCGGGGATTCGCGGGGGCACGGCCGATGCGGGCCTCAGCGAGCAGAGCGCCGTCGCCACCCCGTCGAAACGCGACTTCGACGCCCGCGCCAGCCTGGCGAAATCGCCTCGCGCGCAATGGCAGCAACGCTACGGCAACTGGCTCGTCGCCTCCGACATTTTCGTTGTCAGCGGCGTCGTGGCGATCGCACAGATCCTGAGGTTCGGCAACGTGACGGCCGGTGGTCTGTGGGCGGGCCACACCGTGGTGGCCTACTCCGCCGTCTCGGTGCTGATCGTGGCCGCCTGGACACTGGTCCTCGCGATCTACCACACGCGCGCGCAATGCGTGATCGGGGCCGGCCTGGAGGAGTTCCGCCGGGTGTGGACGGCCACGTTGTGGGTGTTCGGGGTCGTCGCGGTGCTGGCCACCTCGCTCAAGCTCGAGATCGCGCGCGGCTATCTGGCGATCGCCTTCCCGCTCGGGCTGCTCGCACTCACGGTCAATCGGCACCTGGCCCGCAGATACGTTGCCGCACAGCGCCGGCGCGGCCGTTTCATGACCGCGGTGCTCGCGATCGGCGAGCCCATCTCGGTCACCGTCCTCGCGCAGTCCCTGACGCAGCGCCCGGCCGACGGGTACTCCGTGGTCGGTCTCTGTCCGCTGGGCGCCGAGCAACGCGACAGGCTCGTCGTCCCCGGCCTGGGACCGGTGCCGGTGTTTCCCTACGACGGCGACATCCGTCACGCAATCGCGGCCTCGGAGGCCGACACGGTCGCGCTGACCTCCTCCGGTGAGCTCGGGCCCGAGGGCATCCGCGACCTGTCCTGGCAATTGGAGAAACTCGGCGTCGACCTTCTGGTGGCGCCGGGGATCGTCGACGTGGCCGGCCCGCGGCTGACCGTGCGTCCGGTTGCCGACCTACCGCTGATTCACGTCGACAAGCCGCAATACCAAGGGGCCAAGCGGTTTCAGAAGCGGGCCTTCGATGTGTGCTTCTCGCTGCTGGCGCTGCTGGCCGCGTCGCCGATCATGATCGCGGCCGCCGTCGCGATCAAGCTCACCAGCCGTGGCCCGATCTTCTATCGCGCCGAACGGATCGGTCTGGACGGTGTCCCGTTCCGGATGATCAAGTTCCGCAGCATGGTCGTCGACGCCGACAAGAAGCTGGCGGAGATCGCCGATCTCAACGAGAGCATCGGTGGCGTGCTGTTCAAGATCCGCAAGGACCCGAGAGTGACCTCGGTCGGCAGGGTTCTGCGGCGGTACAGCATCGACGAACTCCCCCAGTTCTTCAACGTGCTGGTCGGGGACATGAGCGTGGTCGGACCGCGGCCCCCGCTGCGGTGCGAGGTCGAGACCTACGACCACCGGGTGCGGCGCCGGTTGCTGGTGCGTCCGGGTATCACCGGGCTGTGGCAGGTGAGCGGCCGCTCGGACCTGCCCTGGGAGGACTCCGTGCGGTTGGACCAGTCCTACGTGGAGAACTGGTCGATGCTCAGCGATCTGGCGATCGCGGCCAAGACCGTGGGGGTCATCGTCGGCGGATCGGGCGCATATTGAGCACGCACGCGGGCAGGGCAAAGCAGCAGTCTCGTGGCCCGGTGGGCAAATTGGGAGCAGCACAACGTGATCCGGCTCCGCGGGCAGTGGTCACTGGGATCGGGGTGGTCACCCCGGTGGGTCGGGGCATCGAGGAGTTCTTCTCGGCGCTGTGCGCCCCGACGTCGGGGCTGGTGCGCCCGCCCGAGGGGCATTTCGCAGCCGGCCTGGTCGACGCAATCGGCATCGCCCCGCCGCTCGACCCGTTCGAATTGCTGCCCGAGAAGGACGCCCCGTTCGCGGACCGGTTCTCGCTGACCGCGGTGGCCGCCGCGGACGACGCGATCGCGGACTCGGGCATCCGGATCGGGGTCGACGTCGACCCGTTGCGCGTCGCCGCCGTGATAGCGACGGCGACCGGCGGCACGATGACATTCGCGCAGCAGGCCCTCATGCAGCACCGGGAGGGCTTCGACGCGGTGGACGGCCACCTGTTCAACGGGTTCCTGCCGAACATGTCCGCGGCCAGGATCGCCATCAAGCACGGGATCCGCGGACCCAGCTTCGCGATCGCGTCGGCGTGCACGGCGAGCGCGCAAGCGGTCGCCGAGGCGCTGCGGCTGATCCGCGCGGGTGACGCCGACGTGGTGATCTGCGGTGGCACCGAGGGGCCGCTGGGGCCGACGGGCCTGGCCGGGTTCCACAATGCGGGGACGCTGGCCACCGGGTGGGCCGACCCGACCGCCGCGAGCAGGCCGTTCGCCAGCGACCGCAACGGCTTCGTGGTCGGTGAGGGCGGCGGCGTGCTGGTCATCGAACGCGCGGACATCGTCGAGGCGCGCGGCGGCAGCGGCTATGCGGACCTCATCGGGTGGGGCGCGACGAGCGATGCCTACCACCTGGCGATCCCGCGCCCGGATGCGACCGGGATCGCGGAGAGCATGCGGATCGCGCTGCGCAACGCCGGCGTGGCGCCGGGTGAGACCGATTACCTCAATGCCCACGGCACCGGCACCCGGGTCGGCGACCTGACCGAGGCCAAGGCCATCCGCGCGGTGTTCGGCGACGACCAGCCGCTGGTGAGTTCGACCAAGGGCGTCACCGGGCACCTGCTGGGCGGCGGGGGGGTGGTGGAGGCGGCGGCCACGGTGCTGGCCCTGGCGCGCGAGCAGCTGCCGCCCACCAAGAACCTGGAGGAGCCGGACGGCAAGTGCGACCTCAACCACCTCAGCGGCGACGCGGTGTCCAAAGCCGTGGACATCGCGATGTCGAACTCGTTCGCCTTCGGCGGGCACAACGTCAGCCTCGTCTTCGGCGCCCCGTCCACGCGCCGCCGGCGCGGCGCTCCCGATCCGGGTGAGCCGTCGGCGATCCCGTCCCCGAAAGACGAATAGGAACCATGTCGCACAGTGCCTTTCCCGATACCGATATCGCCGTACCCGACGTCGATGTCGTGGCGGACGTGGTGGCGGACTTCCTCGCCGCGGCCCGCGATTGGCCGCATCGTCCCGCCGTCATGCACAACGGGACCACCACCACCTATCAGGACCTTGCCGAGCGGGTCCGCCTGACCGCCGCGGGCTACCGCGCCTGCCGCTCGCGCGCCGACGGGGCCGCCGAGCTGATCGGCGCGCTGGTCTCGCACACGCCCGCCGTGGTGGAGCACCTGCTCGGGATCCTGCAGGCCCGCGGCGCCTACTGCCCGATCGATGCCGCTCTGCCGTCGGGCCGCAAGGAGGCGCTCGCCGCGGCGCTGGGGCTCGACCGGCTGTTCGCGGTGGGCCCGGTCCCCGGCGACGTCGCGAACCTTCGGGTCGAAACACTCGACACCGGCGCGATGCCGGTGGATGCCGCTGTGCCGCAGCCCGTGTGGCGGCGGGACGATCCGGCATACGTGCTGTGCACGTCGGGCTCGACCGGGACGCCGAAGCCGGTGGTGGTCTCCCGGCATGCCCTGACCGTCACGGTGCGCGCGCTGCGAGACCTCTTCGGGCTGTCCCCCGAAGACCGCGTGCTGCAATTCGCCTCGCTCGGCTGGGACACCTGCCTGGAGGAGATTCTGCCCGCGCTGACCGCCGGCGCGACACTGGTTTTCGACGACGGCGCCCATGGCGGCTCGTTCCCGCGCTTCGTGCGCATGCTGGCGGAACGGGAAGTCAGCGTGCTCGACCTGCCCACGGCGTTCTGGCACGAACTGGTGCTCTTCCTGCACGAGGAGGGTGCTGCGCTGCCGCCCTGCGTCCGGCTGGTGGTGATCGGCGGTGAGCGGGTCGATCCCACCCGGCTGCGGCAGTGGCGCGCGCTTGACGCCGGACACATCAGATTGCTCAACACCTATGGGTGCACCGAGACGACGATGATCACCCACGCGGCACAGCTGGCCGGCCCCGGCGCCGAACCCGAAGTCGCGGCCGACGACGCCGAGGCGCCGCTGGGCCGCCCGCTCGCCCACGTGCGCGATCACGTCACCGAGGAGGGGGAGCTGCTGGTGGCGGGCCCCTCGCTGGCCACCGGCTACCGCGGGATGCCGGAACTCACGGCAAAGGGGTTCCCGGTCACCGATCACGGGTCCGGACCGGCGCGGTGGTTCCACACCGGCGATCTGGTCGTTCGGGGCGAACGCGGTTTGCTGTATTCCCGCGGCCGCGCGGATGAACAGGTGAAAGTCCT is part of the Mycobacterium sp. HUMS_12744610 genome and encodes:
- a CDS encoding sugar transferase; amino-acid sequence: MAKSPRAQWQQRYGNWLVASDIFVVSGVVAIAQILRFGNVTAGGLWAGHTVVAYSAVSVLIVAAWTLVLAIYHTRAQCVIGAGLEEFRRVWTATLWVFGVVAVLATSLKLEIARGYLAIAFPLGLLALTVNRHLARRYVAAQRRRGRFMTAVLAIGEPISVTVLAQSLTQRPADGYSVVGLCPLGAEQRDRLVVPGLGPVPVFPYDGDIRHAIAASEADTVALTSSGELGPEGIRDLSWQLEKLGVDLLVAPGIVDVAGPRLTVRPVADLPLIHVDKPQYQGAKRFQKRAFDVCFSLLALLAASPIMIAAAVAIKLTSRGPIFYRAERIGLDGVPFRMIKFRSMVVDADKKLAEIADLNESIGGVLFKIRKDPRVTSVGRVLRRYSIDELPQFFNVLVGDMSVVGPRPPLRCEVETYDHRVRRRLLVRPGITGLWQVSGRSDLPWEDSVRLDQSYVENWSMLSDLAIAAKTVGVIVGGSGAY
- a CDS encoding beta-ketoacyl-[acyl-carrier-protein] synthase family protein; amino-acid sequence: MGKLGAAQRDPAPRAVVTGIGVVTPVGRGIEEFFSALCAPTSGLVRPPEGHFAAGLVDAIGIAPPLDPFELLPEKDAPFADRFSLTAVAAADDAIADSGIRIGVDVDPLRVAAVIATATGGTMTFAQQALMQHREGFDAVDGHLFNGFLPNMSAARIAIKHGIRGPSFAIASACTASAQAVAEALRLIRAGDADVVICGGTEGPLGPTGLAGFHNAGTLATGWADPTAASRPFASDRNGFVVGEGGGVLVIERADIVEARGGSGYADLIGWGATSDAYHLAIPRPDATGIAESMRIALRNAGVAPGETDYLNAHGTGTRVGDLTEAKAIRAVFGDDQPLVSSTKGVTGHLLGGGGVVEAAATVLALAREQLPPTKNLEEPDGKCDLNHLSGDAVSKAVDIAMSNSFAFGGHNVSLVFGAPSTRRRRGAPDPGEPSAIPSPKDE
- a CDS encoding PE family protein, which codes for MSFVTTQPELLAAAAGELQSIGAAMAAGNTAASAPTTAVAPAAADEVSALTAAHFAVHAVQYQDLSAQATAIHEAFVSALGAGAGSYAFTEAANAATVN
- a CDS encoding AMP-binding protein, whose amino-acid sequence is MSHSAFPDTDIAVPDVDVVADVVADFLAAARDWPHRPAVMHNGTTTTYQDLAERVRLTAAGYRACRSRADGAAELIGALVSHTPAVVEHLLGILQARGAYCPIDAALPSGRKEALAAALGLDRLFAVGPVPGDVANLRVETLDTGAMPVDAAVPQPVWRRDDPAYVLCTSGSTGTPKPVVVSRHALTVTVRALRDLFGLSPEDRVLQFASLGWDTCLEEILPALTAGATLVFDDGAHGGSFPRFVRMLAEREVSVLDLPTAFWHELVLFLHEEGAALPPCVRLVVIGGERVDPTRLRQWRALDAGHIRLLNTYGCTETTMITHAAQLAGPGAEPEVAADDAEAPLGRPLAHVRDHVTEEGELLVAGPSLATGYRGMPELTAKGFPVTDHGSGPARWFHTGDLVVRGERGLLYSRGRADEQVKVLGVRVHPAEVEAHLNAHPAVSGAVVLGERMLGHTTLTAYVAPAGEVSPAELKRYLRDRLPSQFVPSRVKFVAALAHTPTGKVDRAATRRAAADYNSKGAGQ
- a CDS encoding PPE family protein, whose protein sequence is MDFGALPPEINSARMYAGPGAGPMLAAASAWHGVAAEMRSAASSYEFVISELSTGWLGPSAATMTAAVTPYLAWMNATAGQAELTAVQAQAAANAYEQAFAMTVPPPVVAANRAQLMMLLATNFFGQNAPAIAANEAQYAEMWAQDAAAMYGYAAHSAAATAQVTPFGAAPQTTNASGLAAQGAATAQNAGAASGTGVQSALSHVVSSIPTTLQGLASPLSVPASAAGTTSAASVNPITGIVSSSSLQTIGTTLLSEYLYLPGFAGLLLSTSALGPLMNPDVFLPFMNMGAAAAGPAAALPGAAAAEGALGAGAAGGWGGLAGLGQAASLGGLSVPPSWGWAATAPEGMLGSVPLMHMMEPAAASVAGADLGAGSSFPFMFSPLGRAATMGAAAGAGAGAAAVVAKYGPRLKVLSRSPAAGYSEEAAAAPAASKAPKYPVPASFPSNGHAPPGYQPAIVYVPINGNAPTNV